From a region of the Paenibacillus lutimineralis genome:
- a CDS encoding VanW family protein has translation MKKPILRSKLRLILGAFYFRWRRYLKWYLGRTKFAAKKSSSVLPMELIRHQTPLIRQLKNVDMWMQTNKIINLKLALQKVNGIVIQPGETFSYWKLIGHPSRRKGYVEGMVLFYGSFRAGIGGGLCQLSNLIYWITLHTPLKVTERHRHSYDVFPDSNRSQPFGSGATCAYNYLDLQIYNPTDQPYQLNVYLTDDHLVGSWNTTTESKFNYEIYEKEHSMTQQSWGGYVRHNLIFRRVFNVDGELVDDQYVTENHALMMYPPFLKQENA, from the coding sequence TTGAAGAAACCAATTCTCAGGTCAAAGTTGCGCTTAATCCTGGGAGCATTTTACTTTCGCTGGAGAAGATATTTGAAATGGTATTTGGGACGAACCAAATTCGCTGCAAAGAAAAGCTCCTCTGTACTCCCCATGGAATTGATCAGGCATCAGACGCCGCTAATCCGGCAGCTAAAAAACGTAGATATGTGGATGCAGACGAATAAAATCATAAACCTGAAGCTGGCCTTGCAAAAAGTGAACGGTATCGTCATTCAGCCTGGCGAGACATTCTCCTACTGGAAATTAATCGGGCATCCTTCGCGCAGAAAGGGGTATGTAGAGGGAATGGTGCTGTTCTACGGCAGCTTCCGGGCAGGCATCGGCGGCGGATTATGCCAACTCTCCAACCTGATCTACTGGATTACACTGCATACTCCTCTGAAGGTTACGGAGAGGCACCGTCACAGCTACGACGTATTCCCCGATTCGAATCGAAGTCAGCCTTTTGGCAGCGGGGCTACCTGTGCCTACAATTATCTCGACCTGCAAATTTACAATCCGACAGATCAACCTTACCAGTTGAATGTCTATCTGACCGATGACCATCTGGTCGGGAGCTGGAATACCACTACGGAAAGTAAATTCAACTATGAAATTTATGAAAAAGAACATAGCATGACACAGCAATCGTGGGGCGGATATGTCAGACATAACCTTATTTTCAGGCGGGTGTTCAATGTGGATGGCGAGCTGGTAGACGATCAATATGTGACAGAGAATCATGCATTGATGATGTATCCGCCTTTTTTGAAGCAGGAGAATGCTTAG
- a CDS encoding TetR/AcrR family transcriptional regulator: protein MSLTPKAIEKKNYILEKASNVFTREGYTVVTMKDIVEECGISRGGLYKYYGSTKEIFEDILAIGKEADYSYFEMSMKNEGNALVIMDEFFRLQKDELLNAKNSIRVATYEYFLSQGKSYSEKILEEYFNDAVAGISSILSYGIKRKEIKHLDDRDVEKTARHIVITLEGLNILAMSTSISSNLIQEQLDILKKLII, encoded by the coding sequence ATGTCTTTAACACCAAAGGCTATTGAGAAAAAGAATTATATCTTGGAGAAGGCTTCAAATGTCTTTACTCGAGAGGGCTATACCGTTGTCACGATGAAGGATATCGTTGAAGAATGCGGGATAAGTCGGGGTGGTTTATACAAATATTATGGTTCCACAAAAGAGATTTTTGAGGATATTCTAGCAATAGGGAAAGAGGCGGACTATTCCTATTTTGAAATGAGCATGAAAAATGAGGGAAATGCTTTAGTTATTATGGATGAGTTTTTTCGTCTTCAGAAAGACGAATTATTGAATGCAAAAAACTCAATTCGGGTAGCAACTTATGAATACTTTCTGTCACAGGGTAAGAGTTACTCTGAGAAAATTTTAGAAGAATATTTCAATGATGCTGTTGCTGGCATTTCAAGTATCTTATCTTACGGAATTAAACGGAAGGAAATTAAGCATTTAGATGATAGGGACGTAGAAAAAACCGCAAGGCATATCGTGATTACGCTTGAAGGACTGAATATTTTAGCGATGAGTACGTCTATTTCATCGAATTTGATTCAAGAGCAGCTAGATATACTGAAGAAATTAATAATCTAA
- a CDS encoding amidohydrolase/deacetylase family metallohydrolase: MEDRLILHNVKRVDGEEIDLMIEDGRIVGITPVGQAIPSQPETGVTVYNGQGDYVSSGWIDMHVHAFPEFDPYGDEIDEIGVKQGVTTIVDAGSCGADRIVDLVESSQEAMTNLFAFLNISRVGLKRIDELSNPEWIDRGKVLASVDTFCDVIVGLKARISSSVVGGNGIKPLQTARRLSSETELPLMVHIGSAPPDITEVIPLLERKDIITHYLNGKKNNLFDEQGQPLQVLQDAIARGVHLDVGHGTASFSFKVAEAAKQYGIVPNTISTDIYRGNRLNGPVYSMASVLSKFLLLGYPLEQIIAAVTTNAAEWLGRPDLGRIRIGDTANLTLFSLEQESAVLTDSEGEQRTTNQLIKAKGVYTNGTFIKCEVRA, translated from the coding sequence ATGGAAGATAGATTAATTCTCCACAACGTGAAGCGCGTGGATGGAGAGGAAATCGACCTCATGATTGAGGATGGCAGAATTGTCGGAATTACTCCGGTCGGCCAGGCGATACCTAGTCAACCAGAAACCGGGGTTACCGTATACAACGGACAGGGGGACTATGTCTCCAGCGGCTGGATTGACATGCATGTGCATGCTTTTCCAGAGTTCGATCCTTATGGTGACGAGATCGACGAAATTGGCGTGAAGCAGGGTGTCACGACGATCGTCGATGCTGGTAGCTGTGGGGCGGACCGGATCGTTGATCTAGTCGAGAGTAGTCAGGAAGCGATGACCAATCTGTTCGCATTCCTGAATATTTCACGGGTCGGCTTAAAAAGAATTGACGAGCTCTCCAATCCTGAATGGATTGACCGTGGCAAGGTGCTCGCCTCGGTTGATACGTTCTGCGATGTGATCGTTGGTCTGAAGGCGCGGATCAGCAGCAGCGTGGTCGGTGGGAACGGAATCAAGCCGCTGCAGACGGCGCGGAGATTATCCAGCGAGACCGAATTGCCGCTAATGGTACATATCGGTTCGGCTCCTCCGGACATTACGGAGGTAATTCCATTATTAGAGCGAAAAGATATTATTACGCACTATTTAAATGGCAAAAAGAACAATCTGTTCGATGAGCAGGGACAGCCGCTCCAGGTACTGCAGGATGCGATAGCTCGAGGTGTACATCTGGATGTCGGGCACGGAACAGCCAGCTTCTCATTCAAGGTGGCCGAAGCGGCCAAGCAATATGGAATTGTGCCCAATACAATCAGCACGGACATTTACCGCGGTAATCGGTTGAACGGTCCAGTGTACAGCATGGCAAGTGTGCTGTCCAAATTCCTGCTGCTGGGCTATCCGCTTGAACAGATCATCGCGGCCGTAACAACGAATGCCGCCGAATGGCTGGGACGGCCGGATCTTGGACGCATCCGCATCGGAGATACCGCCAACTTAACGCTATTCAGTCTGGAGCAGGAGTCCGCAGTACTGACCGATTCAGAAGGAGAGCAGCGGACAACGAACCAGCTCATCAAAGCCAAAGGAGTGTATACGAATGGGACATTCATTAAATGCGAAGTACGGGCTTAA
- a CDS encoding GntR family transcriptional regulator yields MSLSRKDKPLYLQIKNIIKERILHGVYPLGENIPSEPQLEQEFAVSKITVRNAIQELAQEGYVEKGSGRGTKVVRNRAASKLSKWKHFTEILVEQGHRIEKKWLRTEIIQNAADSESFRLFGEQCLCLERIYYLDGSPYIFYTHYLTLEAGPISLEDLNAQSLYELLEERELSLDKLHDEFGVAVPPDPVLQALQLTAGTPALKRLRYSCDLQGRIIEYSEGYYNSALQNYVVNYEM; encoded by the coding sequence GTGAGCTTGTCCCGTAAAGATAAACCACTCTATTTGCAAATTAAAAATATAATCAAGGAACGGATTCTGCACGGTGTGTATCCTTTGGGAGAGAACATCCCTTCTGAGCCGCAGCTGGAGCAGGAGTTTGCCGTCAGCAAAATTACGGTCCGCAATGCGATCCAGGAGTTGGCCCAGGAAGGTTATGTCGAGAAGGGCAGCGGGCGGGGAACGAAGGTGGTTCGCAACAGGGCCGCGTCCAAGCTGTCCAAGTGGAAGCACTTTACGGAGATTCTGGTGGAGCAAGGACATCGTATCGAGAAAAAATGGCTCCGTACCGAGATCATCCAAAATGCTGCGGATAGCGAGTCCTTTCGTCTGTTCGGTGAGCAGTGTCTATGTCTTGAGCGGATCTATTATTTGGATGGCAGCCCTTATATCTTCTATACGCATTACTTGACTTTGGAGGCAGGTCCGATCAGTCTGGAGGATCTCAATGCTCAGTCTTTATATGAGCTGCTGGAGGAACGGGAGCTGTCTCTGGACAAGCTTCACGATGAGTTCGGAGTCGCTGTGCCGCCGGATCCAGTGCTGCAAGCCTTGCAGTTAACGGCGGGAACCCCCGCCTTGAAGCGGCTGCGTTACTCGTGTGATTTGCAAGGGAGAATCATAGAATATAGCGAGGGTTATTACAATTCAGCGCTGCAGAATTATGTAGTGAATTATGAAATGTAA
- a CDS encoding AraC family transcriptional regulator, whose product MPKIEIPHQKSDTFRFKRVPELLFAGKVEDESFFYAPPQIHDFCEIIYVVEGTGEFSIGGKNYVLHQGDVAIYNPGVPHEERSSSGVPFKVFYCGLDNLHIEGVPYGMLLPPYVDPVISCEKYAYRVESYLSEMLQECDSQVLGYETLSNNLLMSLITLIYRIVDVKHQFQELKGKNEISLRTKEFIDKNYTQSITLKDIADTLYVSQHYLSHRFKKDLGDSPVNYLINRRIEEAKRLLADSDTPVHEIAARVGYSNDKYFSMLFKKVTGQTPSAFREGGRGR is encoded by the coding sequence GTGCCTAAAATCGAAATCCCCCATCAAAAAAGCGATACCTTCCGCTTCAAAAGAGTTCCGGAGCTGCTCTTCGCCGGCAAGGTTGAGGATGAGAGCTTCTTCTATGCGCCACCGCAGATTCATGACTTTTGCGAGATTATCTATGTTGTGGAAGGAACCGGAGAGTTCTCGATCGGTGGAAAAAACTACGTTCTACATCAAGGGGATGTAGCCATCTATAACCCCGGCGTTCCTCATGAGGAGCGTTCTTCGAGCGGGGTGCCTTTTAAGGTATTCTATTGCGGTCTGGATAATCTGCATATTGAAGGGGTTCCATACGGGATGCTGCTCCCCCCTTACGTAGACCCGGTCATTTCCTGCGAGAAGTACGCTTATCGGGTAGAGAGCTATCTGTCTGAGATGCTGCAGGAATGCGACTCGCAGGTTCTAGGCTACGAGACGCTCAGCAATAACCTGCTGATGTCGCTGATTACGTTGATCTATCGCATTGTCGATGTGAAGCATCAGTTCCAGGAGCTGAAGGGCAAGAACGAAATATCCCTGCGGACGAAGGAATTTATCGATAAGAACTACACTCAGAGCATTACGCTCAAGGATATCGCCGACACGCTCTATGTCAGCCAGCACTACCTATCCCACCGCTTCAAAAAAGATCTCGGCGACTCCCCCGTGAATTACCTGATTAATCGGAGGATTGAGGAGGCCAAGCGACTGCTGGCGGACAGCGACACGCCGGTTCACGAAATCGCCGCCCGAGTCGGCTATAGTAACGACAAGTATTTCTCCATGCTGTTCAAGAAGGTCACCGGCCAGACGCCATCGGCTTTTCGGGAGGGAGGGCGGGGAAGATAG
- a CDS encoding sugar kinase: MPKRIAAFGEVMMRLQVPGYDLLSQGNTLKYSFSGTGVNVVSALARYGHQGKLITRLPENALGDAAEAYLRKLWIDTSLVQRHGKYMGLYFLENGFGARPSRVTYTNRLESSFNTAPQDVYDYEALAAEIDALHFCGIALAMNNGVRQHIKALAKAVKQRGGTVIFDCNYRPSLWGDNGYVKAKPHYEEILELSDIVMMNEQDALYTLGMDTTKERREDQLEELLPQVAERYQISVIAGTHRSIHSSNEHSLRGFLLRGGQFTYSDMLTFSVYDRIGAGDAYASGIIHGTLEGFAAEKTVRFAAAAAMLAHTVSGDTPMASEPEVLRAMTASAGDVER; the protein is encoded by the coding sequence ATGCCTAAACGGATCGCAGCCTTTGGCGAAGTGATGATGCGACTTCAAGTACCGGGATATGATTTACTGTCGCAGGGAAATACGCTCAAGTATTCCTTTTCTGGGACTGGAGTCAATGTGGTGTCAGCACTGGCCCGCTACGGCCATCAAGGGAAGCTGATTACAAGATTGCCGGAGAACGCGCTTGGAGATGCAGCCGAAGCGTACTTACGCAAGCTGTGGATTGATACTTCCCTCGTACAACGTCATGGAAAATACATGGGCCTCTACTTCCTTGAAAATGGATTCGGCGCCAGACCGAGCCGAGTGACGTATACGAATCGGCTGGAGAGCAGCTTCAATACAGCGCCGCAGGATGTTTATGATTATGAGGCGCTGGCCGCGGAGATCGATGCGTTGCATTTCTGCGGCATCGCACTGGCGATGAATAATGGGGTGCGGCAGCATATAAAGGCTTTGGCCAAGGCGGTCAAGCAGCGCGGCGGGACAGTGATTTTTGACTGCAACTACAGGCCCTCCTTGTGGGGAGATAACGGCTATGTCAAGGCCAAGCCGCATTACGAGGAAATTCTTGAGCTGTCGGACATTGTGATGATGAATGAGCAGGATGCGCTATATACGCTTGGGATGGACACAACTAAGGAACGACGTGAAGATCAGCTTGAGGAGCTGCTGCCGCAGGTGGCGGAGCGTTACCAAATCTCTGTAATTGCCGGAACTCATCGATCCATTCATAGCAGTAATGAACATTCTTTGCGGGGATTTCTTTTACGCGGGGGTCAATTTACTTATTCAGATATGCTGACCTTTTCCGTCTATGATAGAATAGGGGCGGGAGATGCCTATGCCAGTGGTATCATTCATGGCACGCTGGAGGGCTTCGCGGCAGAGAAGACCGTCAGGTTTGCCGCAGCCGCTGCCATGCTGGCTCATACGGTATCCGGGGATACGCCGATGGCTTCCGAGCCGGAGGTGCTCCGGGCAATGACGGCATCTGCAGGTGACGTAGAAAGGTAG
- the dagF gene encoding 2-dehydro-3-deoxy-phosphogluconate aldolase → MALIDKRFYRGRVALNVLAKDIENAKGIFAAAEGYVLVGVLSKNYSSVEDAVEAMKQYGSEIEEAVSIGLGAGDNRQASVVAKIAKHYPGSHINQVFPAVGATRANLGDKDSWINSLVSPCGRPGFVNISTGPISAPGADQAIVPVKAAIALVRDMGGNALKYFPMQGLSREDEYRAVAAACAEEGFALEPTGGIDMDNFEPILSIALEAGVKQVIPHVYSSIIDKDTGNTNTEQVRELTAIMKRLADQYA, encoded by the coding sequence ATGGCTCTAATTGATAAACGTTTCTATAGAGGGCGTGTGGCCCTGAATGTGCTGGCGAAGGATATTGAGAATGCGAAGGGAATTTTTGCAGCTGCGGAAGGCTACGTGCTCGTCGGCGTTCTCTCCAAGAACTATTCTTCTGTCGAAGACGCTGTTGAGGCGATGAAACAATATGGCAGTGAGATTGAAGAAGCTGTATCGATCGGTCTAGGAGCCGGGGATAACCGTCAGGCGTCTGTCGTGGCGAAAATAGCGAAGCATTACCCAGGCAGCCATATCAACCAAGTGTTCCCGGCAGTAGGTGCAACACGCGCCAACCTTGGCGATAAGGACAGCTGGATTAACAGCCTTGTCTCGCCTTGCGGCCGTCCGGGCTTCGTGAATATTTCGACGGGACCCATCAGTGCGCCCGGAGCCGACCAGGCGATTGTGCCTGTGAAAGCGGCAATTGCCCTAGTCAGGGACATGGGCGGTAACGCTTTGAAATACTTCCCGATGCAAGGCCTGAGCCGTGAAGATGAATATCGTGCGGTGGCAGCGGCCTGTGCCGAAGAGGGCTTCGCACTGGAGCCAACGGGCGGCATTGATATGGACAACTTTGAACCGATTCTGTCGATCGCCCTGGAAGCCGGAGTTAAACAGGTCATTCCGCATGTGTACTCCTCGATTATCGATAAAGACACGGGCAACACCAATACCGAGCAAGTACGCGAGCTGACCGCGATTATGAAGAGGCTGGCGGATCAATATGCCTAA
- a CDS encoding ABC transporter ATP-binding protein, producing the protein METIIRTEKITKKFNNNETVLKGIDLSFYLNSFNAIIGASGSGKSTLLNIIAGLLRPTSGKVFYQDLEVTSFSDTQLSKFKKYKISTVFQNYLLLPNLTVAENIRIGISESNKALPFSEITEMLGIDDILSKFPSQLSGGQQQRVSIARAIIKNPKILFCDEATGALDEENSIRVLKLLHLIKKHYGITIIFVTHNLKIADTAERIITMKDGIVHNDMWNENPISADEIKWGVNVDHSRE; encoded by the coding sequence ATGGAGACGATAATAAGAACCGAAAAAATAACAAAGAAATTTAATAATAATGAAACAGTACTAAAAGGGATAGATCTATCGTTTTATCTCAATTCTTTCAATGCAATTATTGGCGCAAGCGGTTCAGGTAAAAGTACATTGTTAAATATTATAGCTGGGCTTTTGCGTCCAACATCAGGGAAAGTATTCTATCAAGATTTAGAAGTGACATCATTTAGTGATACCCAACTATCGAAATTTAAGAAATATAAAATCAGCACTGTGTTTCAAAACTATCTCTTGCTCCCCAATTTAACAGTAGCCGAGAACATTCGGATAGGAATTTCTGAGAGCAATAAGGCATTGCCCTTTAGTGAAATCACCGAAATGCTTGGAATTGACGACATTTTGAGCAAATTTCCTTCGCAGCTATCTGGCGGACAACAGCAAAGAGTATCCATAGCAAGGGCAATCATTAAAAATCCCAAAATTCTTTTTTGTGATGAAGCCACAGGAGCATTAGATGAAGAAAACAGTATACGTGTTTTGAAATTGTTGCACTTAATAAAAAAGCATTACGGTATAACGATTATTTTCGTAACTCACAATTTAAAGATTGCGGATACAGCTGAACGGATAATTACGATGAAGGACGGTATTGTCCATAATGATATGTGGAATGAGAACCCGATTAGTGCAGATGAAATAAAATGGGGGGTTAATGTTGATCATTCAAGAGAATGA
- a CDS encoding FtsX-like permease family protein encodes MIIQENEKPFYKEVIKSIIRNKSYLILIFLFIMLTSFMYFFVQFSVDKNLDRLDTITQYGGTLSEEQNALLVALRSNASLASTFLLCLLIISTFVIYLFYKHYFNQHQQEIGIFKALGFKESSIIKAYVTCTFLFSVFASLAGMFLGWASSGVLLKAYTASFGITDVTRGIHVIHIFYGVILVVIVLCVTTTLTCKTFLKKEAALLINKSDNKKENRVIAFVSDKITSILPSKKQFPVRIALRKPITIILSILAVGASTSLLIMSVSLYMSSNKVYQSQSAGHNYSFNIKFGETYQGKSGDYTDTLIYLETPASIYMANSNEPLLHQLVGLSETGDGLLELYDKYSELLSIPENNGILIGPELQEIHGLNQGDIITLSISGGSYSAVIADVAVNAETNHIYMSRKQLAKWMGIAESSYNGLFSNNINSTVTGTVITQEERLSSLEKDAVSNKMSAVINQLLGIVAGCILIYLVLLLNFQDSTKEMLTLDLLGYTPKEINKMLISIYRPIFIVAFLLMIYPSIAICKEIHKSLSLQTGDYIPFQTNAFILLGVFIIIQIIYVLVEAAFTSKIKTMIRNETARQYL; translated from the coding sequence TTGATCATTCAAGAGAATGAGAAACCCTTTTACAAAGAAGTCATAAAAAGCATAATCAGGAATAAGAGCTACCTCATTCTTATTTTTCTGTTTATTATGCTAACTTCGTTTATGTATTTCTTTGTTCAGTTTTCCGTTGATAAGAACTTGGATAGATTAGATACCATTACACAATATGGCGGGACGCTGTCAGAGGAACAAAATGCTTTGCTTGTCGCTTTGCGATCCAATGCATCGTTGGCTTCGACATTCCTATTATGTCTTTTGATTATTAGTACCTTTGTTATATATCTGTTTTACAAACATTATTTTAACCAGCATCAACAAGAAATCGGTATTTTTAAGGCTTTAGGCTTTAAGGAATCTTCTATTATCAAGGCTTATGTAACCTGTACTTTCTTGTTTTCAGTTTTTGCTTCACTAGCGGGAATGTTCTTGGGCTGGGCATCCTCAGGTGTATTATTAAAAGCTTACACAGCTTCCTTTGGAATTACTGACGTAACAAGAGGAATCCATGTCATTCACATATTTTACGGTGTTATTCTGGTTGTCATTGTTTTATGCGTAACAACTACATTAACCTGTAAGACATTTCTTAAAAAAGAAGCTGCATTACTAATCAATAAGTCGGATAACAAGAAAGAAAATCGAGTAATTGCCTTTGTATCTGATAAAATCACTTCCATTTTACCATCAAAAAAACAATTCCCTGTAAGGATCGCGCTTCGCAAGCCTATAACAATTATTTTGAGTATACTTGCTGTTGGTGCCAGCACAAGTCTTCTTATCATGAGTGTTTCACTTTACATGAGTAGTAATAAAGTTTACCAGTCGCAGAGTGCAGGACATAATTATTCCTTCAACATAAAATTTGGTGAAACCTACCAGGGGAAATCAGGGGATTATACCGATACGCTAATATACTTGGAAACACCGGCTTCCATATATATGGCCAATAGTAATGAACCTCTTTTACACCAGTTAGTTGGTTTATCTGAGACTGGCGACGGTTTATTAGAACTTTATGATAAATATAGTGAGCTATTATCTATACCAGAGAATAACGGAATATTGATTGGACCGGAGCTTCAAGAAATACATGGGCTGAACCAAGGCGATATAATCACACTTTCAATATCCGGTGGAAGCTATTCGGCTGTGATTGCTGATGTAGCGGTAAATGCAGAAACCAATCACATCTATATGTCACGAAAGCAATTAGCCAAATGGATGGGGATAGCCGAATCATCATATAATGGGCTTTTTAGTAATAATATAAATTCCACCGTAACTGGAACAGTTATTACGCAAGAGGAACGTTTGTCCTCACTTGAGAAGGATGCTGTTTCAAATAAAATGAGCGCTGTTATAAATCAATTGCTTGGAATTGTTGCCGGATGCATACTAATTTATTTGGTGTTGCTTCTTAATTTTCAAGACAGTACAAAAGAAATGCTGACTTTAGATTTATTGGGATATACACCAAAAGAAATTAACAAAATGCTGATAAGCATCTATAGACCAATATTTATAGTTGCTTTCTTGCTAATGATTTACCCCAGCATTGCTATATGCAAAGAAATACATAAAAGCCTGTCCTTACAAACAGGCGACTATATCCCATTTCAGACGAATGCCTTCATTCTATTAGGGGTATTTATAATCATTCAAATTATTTATGTCTTAGTCGAGGCGGCCTTTACATCTAAAATTAAAACAATGATTCGGAATGAAACTGCTCGCCAATATTTATAA
- a CDS encoding DgaE family pyridoxal phosphate-dependent ammonia lyase, with the protein MGHSLNAKYGLKRVINASGRMSILGVSAPSDTVMEAMRQGGQSYVEIADLVDKAGDRIAGILGSEAAVVVNSASSGIALSVAGIVTRGERRQSERLHQEPIHQNEIIILKGHNVQYGAPVETMVYLGGGKLVEVGYANEGRAEHIEDAISEKTAAILYVKSHHAVQKNMISVEEAWAVAQRNGIPLIVDAAAEEDLQKYVKCSDLAIYSGSKAIEGPTSGIVAGRRTYIEWVKVQLSGIGRSMKVGKETSFGLLQALDEYMVKEDHSEQEKETLQVLMPLNELAGVQVTIVQDEAGRAIFRARVQIDPQQAGVTAKDVVAGLKDGDIAVYTRDYGVRQGYFDIDPRPLLGDDIHVIESRIRELAGGKQDGSN; encoded by the coding sequence ATGGGACATTCATTAAATGCGAAGTACGGGCTTAAGCGCGTTATTAATGCTAGCGGACGCATGAGCATTCTTGGCGTATCTGCGCCAAGCGATACTGTGATGGAGGCGATGAGGCAGGGCGGGCAGAGCTATGTGGAAATCGCCGATCTGGTCGATAAAGCTGGAGATCGGATCGCCGGAATTCTGGGCTCGGAAGCGGCGGTTGTCGTCAATTCGGCGTCCAGCGGGATTGCGCTCTCTGTTGCCGGGATCGTTACGAGGGGAGAGCGCCGCCAGAGCGAGCGACTCCATCAGGAACCGATCCACCAGAATGAGATCATTATTCTCAAAGGCCATAACGTACAGTACGGCGCTCCGGTGGAGACGATGGTCTATCTGGGCGGCGGCAAGCTGGTTGAGGTCGGTTATGCCAATGAAGGCCGTGCCGAGCATATCGAGGACGCCATCTCCGAGAAGACAGCAGCTATTTTATATGTAAAATCGCACCATGCTGTACAGAAGAACATGATCTCGGTTGAAGAGGCGTGGGCGGTGGCTCAACGTAACGGAATCCCGCTTATTGTGGATGCGGCCGCTGAGGAGGACCTGCAGAAATACGTGAAATGCTCCGATCTGGCCATTTACAGCGGATCCAAAGCGATCGAGGGTCCAACCTCAGGCATCGTTGCCGGCAGACGTACCTATATCGAATGGGTGAAGGTGCAATTGTCAGGCATCGGCCGCAGCATGAAGGTAGGGAAGGAGACCTCCTTCGGTCTGCTGCAGGCGCTGGATGAATATATGGTAAAGGAAGATCACAGCGAGCAGGAAAAAGAAACATTGCAAGTTTTAATGCCCTTGAACGAACTAGCCGGTGTGCAAGTGACGATCGTACAGGATGAGGCGGGACGGGCAATTTTCCGGGCTAGAGTTCAAATTGATCCACAGCAAGCTGGCGTAACAGCCAAGGATGTAGTAGCAGGACTAAAGGATGGAGACATTGCCGTATATACGCGGGATTACGGGGTAAGACAGGGTTATTTTGATATCGATCCGCGCCCGCTGTTAGGGGACGACATCCACGTTATTGAATCCAGAATCCGTGAATTAGCAGGAGGTAAACAAGATGGCTCTAATTGA